A window from Zingiber officinale cultivar Zhangliang chromosome 7A, Zo_v1.1, whole genome shotgun sequence encodes these proteins:
- the LOC122001940 gene encoding 10 kDa chaperonin, mitochondrial-like gives MARRLIPSLNRVLVEKIVPPSKTSAGILLPEKTSKLNSGKVVAVGPGTRDRDGKLIPVTVKEGDTVLLPEYGGMEVKLGEKEYHLIREDDILGTLHD, from the exons ATGGCGAGGCGTCTGATTCCGTCCCTTAACCGCGTtctcgtcgagaagatcgtccctCCCTCTAAGACCAGCGCCGGAATCCTCCTCCCAGAGAAGACGAGCAAG CTGAACTCTGGAAAAGTTGTAGCAGTTGGTCCTGGGACTCGGGATCGTGATGGGAAATTAATCCCTGTCACTGTAAAGGAAGGAGATACGGTTCTGCTGCCGGAATATGGTGGGATGGAAGTTAAACTCGGTGAAAAAGA GTACCATTTGATCAGAGAAGATGACATACTCGGTACTCTTCATGATTGA